One Hermetia illucens chromosome 4, iHerIll2.2.curated.20191125, whole genome shotgun sequence DNA segment encodes these proteins:
- the LOC119654068 gene encoding lysozyme c-1-like, whose product MKAIAVVALLVLVACAQAKVYTRCEMARILYNDHGVKNLTTLANWVCLIEHESSFNDEAVGALNSNGTRDYGLFQINNKYWCKGNVASSDSCKIACTALLGNVDASWKCAQLVYKEQGFKAWYGWLNHCNGTAPSVASCI is encoded by the coding sequence ATGAAGGCCATCGCAGTTGTTGCCCTCCTCGTCCTTGTTGCCTGTGCCCAGGCCAAGGTATACACCCGTTGTGAAATGGCACGTATCCTGTACAATGACCATGGTGTCAAGAATCTTACCACCCTTGCCAATTGGGTTTGTTTGATTGAACACGAATCATCCTTCAACGATGAAGCCGTGGGTGCCCTCAACTCCAACGGAACCCGTGACTATGGCCTCttccaaatcaacaacaaatacTGGTGCAAAGGAAACGTTGCTTCCAGTGACAGCTGTAAAATCGCTTGTACCGCTCTTCTCGGAAATGTCGATGCCTCCTGGAAGTGTGCTCAACTCGTTTACAAGGAACAAGGATTCAAGGCCTGGTACGGATGGCTCAACCATTGTAATGGAACTGCTCCAAGTGTTGCTAGCTGCATCTAA
- the LOC119654069 gene encoding lysozyme c-1-like, translating into MKAIAVVALLVLVACAQAKVYTRCEMARILYNDHGVKNLTTLANWVCLIEHESSFNDEAVGALNSNGTRDYGLFQINNKYWCKGNVASSDSCKIACTALLGNVDASWKCAQLVYKEQGFKAWYGWLNHCNGTAPSVASCI; encoded by the coding sequence ATGAAGGCCATCGCAGTTGTTGCCCTCCTCGTCCTTGTTGCCTGTGCCCAGGCCAAGGTATACACCCGTTGTGAAATGGCACGTATCCTGTACAACGACCATGGTGTCAAGAATCTTACCACCCTTGCCAACTGGGTTTGTTTGATTGAACACGAATCATCCTTCAACGATGAAGCCGTCGGTGCCCTCAACTCCAACGGAACCCGTGACTATGGTCTCttccaaatcaacaacaaatacTGGTGCAAAGGAAACGTTGCCTCCAGTGACAGCTGTAAAATCGCTTGTACCGCTCTTCTCGGAAACGTTGATGCCTCCTGGAAGTGCGCTCAACTCGTCTACAAGGAACAAGGATTCAAGGCCTGGTACGGATGGCTCAACCATTGTAATGGAACTGCTCCAAGTGTTGCTAGCTGTATCTAA